The following are encoded in a window of Mustela nigripes isolate SB6536 chromosome 3, MUSNIG.SB6536, whole genome shotgun sequence genomic DNA:
- the ZNF804A gene encoding zinc finger protein 804A isoform X1, with product MECYYIVISSTHLSNGHFRNIKGVFRGPLSKNGNKTLDYAEKENSIAKALEDLKANFYCELCDKQYYKHQEFDNHINSYDHAHKQRLKELKQREFARNVASKSRKDERKQEKALQRLHKLAELRKETVCAPGSGPMFKSTTVTVKENCNEISQRVVVDAVNNQEDFKYTLIHSEENTKDVTAVAADPESTNITAKNNQLGDQAQGIHRHKIGFSFAFPKKASVKLESSAAAFSEYNDDASVEKGFSRKSRFVPGACHLQLSSPTDVLLSSEEKANSFLPPEGMCIDKETARTQEMKEVSSEKDTFSLPSFCQFQIPLSSDADNCQNSVPLADQIPLEDIIINEDITTSDNSSELLGNKSTVLDLANDCLSLQATTEEAVKNNDESTVEVANKNYGPEMLAPSNFEEENISLHKKPDLSKRPCEPFVPVLNKDGSTILQWPSEMLIYTTTQPSISYSCNPLCFDFKATKLNNNLYKNKLPLNDLSFQQKGEDICKRPVSECKNTSVAGLIDYDVGGSRNECPQVTLPPVDDTLFNNCNSGKNETMGLRNRNISCRIRKTKKHNFTKNQMKQDTPDEKYNKIRLKDTHEHWFHKSRRKKKRKKLCQHHHGEKTKESEISFKMESENSYTDITRKNLLETISEKHCLAAEQLLDSRQLPDKRPKSSSIYISDNEEMCKTQNTEHNSNDAISSKNHGTKNSVVLNEQPNPTMIHSGKHNLTYSRTYCSWKAKMSSCSQDHRCLVLQNDMSCLSQNQAVKRGYNSLINESERFHRKRRQHSYSYSSDESLNRQNYLPEEFWRPPRASAPCRPKRKRRRKRSRFHTGMEAFELRENTDYPRKGNSSLGHQDELVSQDQKGETKPQDSANPGKNSDQTDQGEEEQILHPGSPLPPEASGGTEPLALETTSGASADTSHEHATSVHAASAPTKKEMDNALLEHKERSEDINMQEKPIPFKVPHPERNLRQPQTKSHLCHYELAEALPQGKMNEAPAEWLRFNSGILHTQPPLPFKEAHVSGHTFVTTEQILAPLALPEQALLIPIENHEKFRNLPCEVYQHILPPNMLANKVKFTFPAAALPPPSTPLQPLPLQQPFCSTSVTTLHHAVLQQHAAAAAAAAAAAAAGTFKVLQPHQQFLSQAPALTRTSLPQISVGPVGPRLCPGNQPPFVAPPQMPIIPASVLHPSHLAFPSLPHALFPSLLSPHPTVIPLQPLF from the exons AGgctcaaagaactgaaacaaaggGAATTTGCTCGAAATGTAGCATCTAAATCcaggaaagatgaaagaaaacaggaaaaagcacTCCAACGCCTGCACAAGCTGGCCGAGCTAAGAAAGGAAACTGTGTG tgCTCCTGGAAGTGGCCCCATGTTCAAGTCAACAACTGTTACTGTGAAAGAAAATTGTAATGAAATTTCCCAAAGAGTTGTTGTGGATGCAGTTAATAACCAGGAAGATTTCAAATATACTTTGATTCATAGTGAAGAGAATACTAAAGATGTTACCGCTGTTGCTGCAGATCCAGAAAGTACAAATATTACAGCAAAAAATAACCAACTTGGGGATCAAGCCCAAGGAATCCACAGACACAAAATTggcttttcttttgcatttccaaagAAAGCTTCCGTGAAGCTGGAGTCCTCAGCTGCAGCCTTCTCTGAATACAATGATGATGCCTCTGTGGAAAAAGGATTTAGCAGAAAAAGTAGATTTGTGCCTGGTGCTTGTCATCTTCAACTATCTTCACCAACAGATGTGCTTTTGAGTTCTGAGGAGAAAGCTAACTCTTTTCTTCCACCAGAAGGAATGTGCATTGACAAAGAAACTGCTCGAACTCAAGAGATGAAAGAAGTTTCTAGTGAAAAAGATACATTTTCATTACCTTCATTTTGCCAGTTTCAAATCCCTCTATCTTCTGATGCAGATAATTGCCAAAATTCAGTCCCATTAGCTGATCAAATACCACTGgaagatattattattaatgaagaCATAACTACAAGTGATAACAGTTCTGAATTGTTAGGAAATAAATCCACAGTTCTTGACTTAGCTAATGATTGCTTATCTTTGCAAGCTACCACAGAAGAAGCTGTTAAGAACAATGATGAGTCTACAGTTGAAGTCGCAAATAAAAATTATGGCCCTGAGATGTTGGCCCCTTCAAATTTTGAAGAGGAAAATATAAGCTTACATAAAAAACCAGATTTATCCAAAAGACCATGTGAGCCCTTTGTACCGGTTCTTAACAAAGATGGATCCACAATCCTTCAGTGGCCATCAGAAATGTTGATTTATACAACTACTCAACCATCAATTTCCTATAGCTGTAATCCTCTCTGTTTTGACTTCAAGGCCACTAAATTAAACAAcaatctatataaaaataagctGCCCTTAAATGATCTTTCTTTTCAGCAGaaaggagaagacatttgcaagaGACCAGTTTCAGAATGCAAGAACACATCTGTTGCAGGACTCATTGATTATGATGTTGGAGGTAGCAGAAATGAATGCCCCCAAGTCACTCTTCCTCCGGTTGATGATACTCTCTTCAATAACTGTAATTCTGGAAAAAATGAGACTATGGGTCTAAGGAATagaaatatttcctgtaggatcagaaaaacaaaaaaacacaactttaccaaaaatcaaatgaaacagGATACTCCAGAtgagaaatataacaaaataaggTTGAAAGATActcatgaacactggttccataaaagtagaaggaagaaaaaaagaaaaaaattatgtcagCATCACCATGGGGAGAAAACCAAAGAATCAGAAATTAGCTTCAAAATGGAATCAGAAAATAGTTACACTGATATAACTAGGAAAAATCTACTGGAAACAATTTCAGAAAAGCACTGTCTAGCTGCGGAGCAATTATTGGACTCACGTCAGTTACCTGATAAAAGGCCCAAATCATCATCCATATACATAAGTGACAATGAAGAAATGTGTAAAACCCAGAACACTGAACATAATAGTAATGATGCAATCAGTTCTAAAAATCACGGTACAAAGAACTCGGTTGTTTTAAATGAACAACCCAATCCAACAATGATACATTCTGGGAAACATAATTTAACTTACTCCAGAACTTACTGTAGTTGGAAAGCCAAAATGTCCAGCTGCAGTCAGGATCACAGATGCCTAGTTCTTCAAAACGACATGAGCTGCCTGAGTCAGAACCAGGCTGTTAAAAGAGGTTATAATTCTCTCATTAACGAATCAGAAAGATTCCATCGAAAACGTAGACAACATTCATATTCTTATTCTTCAGATGAAAGCTTAAATCGACAGAATTATTTACCAGAGGAGTTTTGGAGACCACCACGGGCTTCTGCTCCCTGTAGGCCTAAAAGGAAGcggaggagaaaaagaagccgATTCCATACGGGAATGGAAGCTTTTGAACTCAGAGAGAACACCGATTATCCCAGGAAAGGCAATTCTTCCTTAGGTCACCAGGATGAGTTAGTAAGCCAAGACCAAAAAGGGGAAACAAAACCACAAGACAGTGCGAACCCTGGGAAGAACTCAGACCAAACAGATCAAGGAGAAGAGGAGCAAATTTTGCACCCGGGCAGCCCCCTTCCTCCTGAAGCCAGTGGAGGGACTGAGCCTTTAGCGCTGGAAACCACTTCTGGGGCCTCGGCAGACACTTCCCACGAACACGCCACATCTGTCCACGCAGCCAGCGCCCCAacgaaaaaagaaatggacaatgCCTTGCTggaacacaaagaaagaagtgagGATATAAATATGCAGGAGAAGCCAATTCCTTTCAAGGTGCCTCACCCTGAAAGGAACTTGAGGCAGCCACAAACGAAATCCCACCTGTGCCATTACGAACTGGCGGAGGCCCTCCCGCAAGGAAAGATGAACGAGGCGCCCGCGGAGTGGCTGCGTTTTAATTCGGGAATCCTTCACACACAGCCGCCCTTACCGTTCAAGGAAGCACACGTCAGCGGTCACACCTTTGTAACCACGGAGCAAATCCTGGCTCCCTTAGCTTTACCGGAACAGGCACTTCTGATCCCAATAGAAAACCACGAGAAATTCCGAAATCTGCCCTGCGAGGTCTACCAGCACATCCTCCCGCCCAACATGCTGGCCAACAAGGTCAAATTTACGTTTCCCGCAGCGGCTCTCCCACCCCCTAGCACACCTCTgcagcctctgcctctgcagcaGCCCTTCTGTTCTACCTCTGTAACCACGCTCCACCACGCGGTTCTGCAGCAGCAcgcggccgccgcggccgccgcggcAGCCGCCGCGGCCGCGGGGACCTTCAAAGTGCTTCAGCCCCACCAACAGTTTCTGTCCCAAGCTCCGGCTCTCACCAGAACATCCTTACCTCAGATCTCAGTAGGACCGGTCGGACCCCGGCTCTGTCCTGGGAACCAGCCACCTTTTGTTGCTCCTCCTCAGATGCCAATCATCCCAGCTTCGGTTCTTCATCCTAGCCATCTGGCTTTCCCATCTTTACCCCatgccctctttccttctctgctttccccACACCCTACTGTCATCCCACTACAGCCCCTCTTCTAG
- the ZNF804A gene encoding zinc finger protein 804A isoform X2 yields the protein MFKSTTVTVKENCNEISQRVVVDAVNNQEDFKYTLIHSEENTKDVTAVAADPESTNITAKNNQLGDQAQGIHRHKIGFSFAFPKKASVKLESSAAAFSEYNDDASVEKGFSRKSRFVPGACHLQLSSPTDVLLSSEEKANSFLPPEGMCIDKETARTQEMKEVSSEKDTFSLPSFCQFQIPLSSDADNCQNSVPLADQIPLEDIIINEDITTSDNSSELLGNKSTVLDLANDCLSLQATTEEAVKNNDESTVEVANKNYGPEMLAPSNFEEENISLHKKPDLSKRPCEPFVPVLNKDGSTILQWPSEMLIYTTTQPSISYSCNPLCFDFKATKLNNNLYKNKLPLNDLSFQQKGEDICKRPVSECKNTSVAGLIDYDVGGSRNECPQVTLPPVDDTLFNNCNSGKNETMGLRNRNISCRIRKTKKHNFTKNQMKQDTPDEKYNKIRLKDTHEHWFHKSRRKKKRKKLCQHHHGEKTKESEISFKMESENSYTDITRKNLLETISEKHCLAAEQLLDSRQLPDKRPKSSSIYISDNEEMCKTQNTEHNSNDAISSKNHGTKNSVVLNEQPNPTMIHSGKHNLTYSRTYCSWKAKMSSCSQDHRCLVLQNDMSCLSQNQAVKRGYNSLINESERFHRKRRQHSYSYSSDESLNRQNYLPEEFWRPPRASAPCRPKRKRRRKRSRFHTGMEAFELRENTDYPRKGNSSLGHQDELVSQDQKGETKPQDSANPGKNSDQTDQGEEEQILHPGSPLPPEASGGTEPLALETTSGASADTSHEHATSVHAASAPTKKEMDNALLEHKERSEDINMQEKPIPFKVPHPERNLRQPQTKSHLCHYELAEALPQGKMNEAPAEWLRFNSGILHTQPPLPFKEAHVSGHTFVTTEQILAPLALPEQALLIPIENHEKFRNLPCEVYQHILPPNMLANKVKFTFPAAALPPPSTPLQPLPLQQPFCSTSVTTLHHAVLQQHAAAAAAAAAAAAAGTFKVLQPHQQFLSQAPALTRTSLPQISVGPVGPRLCPGNQPPFVAPPQMPIIPASVLHPSHLAFPSLPHALFPSLLSPHPTVIPLQPLF from the coding sequence ATGTTCAAGTCAACAACTGTTACTGTGAAAGAAAATTGTAATGAAATTTCCCAAAGAGTTGTTGTGGATGCAGTTAATAACCAGGAAGATTTCAAATATACTTTGATTCATAGTGAAGAGAATACTAAAGATGTTACCGCTGTTGCTGCAGATCCAGAAAGTACAAATATTACAGCAAAAAATAACCAACTTGGGGATCAAGCCCAAGGAATCCACAGACACAAAATTggcttttcttttgcatttccaaagAAAGCTTCCGTGAAGCTGGAGTCCTCAGCTGCAGCCTTCTCTGAATACAATGATGATGCCTCTGTGGAAAAAGGATTTAGCAGAAAAAGTAGATTTGTGCCTGGTGCTTGTCATCTTCAACTATCTTCACCAACAGATGTGCTTTTGAGTTCTGAGGAGAAAGCTAACTCTTTTCTTCCACCAGAAGGAATGTGCATTGACAAAGAAACTGCTCGAACTCAAGAGATGAAAGAAGTTTCTAGTGAAAAAGATACATTTTCATTACCTTCATTTTGCCAGTTTCAAATCCCTCTATCTTCTGATGCAGATAATTGCCAAAATTCAGTCCCATTAGCTGATCAAATACCACTGgaagatattattattaatgaagaCATAACTACAAGTGATAACAGTTCTGAATTGTTAGGAAATAAATCCACAGTTCTTGACTTAGCTAATGATTGCTTATCTTTGCAAGCTACCACAGAAGAAGCTGTTAAGAACAATGATGAGTCTACAGTTGAAGTCGCAAATAAAAATTATGGCCCTGAGATGTTGGCCCCTTCAAATTTTGAAGAGGAAAATATAAGCTTACATAAAAAACCAGATTTATCCAAAAGACCATGTGAGCCCTTTGTACCGGTTCTTAACAAAGATGGATCCACAATCCTTCAGTGGCCATCAGAAATGTTGATTTATACAACTACTCAACCATCAATTTCCTATAGCTGTAATCCTCTCTGTTTTGACTTCAAGGCCACTAAATTAAACAAcaatctatataaaaataagctGCCCTTAAATGATCTTTCTTTTCAGCAGaaaggagaagacatttgcaagaGACCAGTTTCAGAATGCAAGAACACATCTGTTGCAGGACTCATTGATTATGATGTTGGAGGTAGCAGAAATGAATGCCCCCAAGTCACTCTTCCTCCGGTTGATGATACTCTCTTCAATAACTGTAATTCTGGAAAAAATGAGACTATGGGTCTAAGGAATagaaatatttcctgtaggatcagaaaaacaaaaaaacacaactttaccaaaaatcaaatgaaacagGATACTCCAGAtgagaaatataacaaaataaggTTGAAAGATActcatgaacactggttccataaaagtagaaggaagaaaaaaagaaaaaaattatgtcagCATCACCATGGGGAGAAAACCAAAGAATCAGAAATTAGCTTCAAAATGGAATCAGAAAATAGTTACACTGATATAACTAGGAAAAATCTACTGGAAACAATTTCAGAAAAGCACTGTCTAGCTGCGGAGCAATTATTGGACTCACGTCAGTTACCTGATAAAAGGCCCAAATCATCATCCATATACATAAGTGACAATGAAGAAATGTGTAAAACCCAGAACACTGAACATAATAGTAATGATGCAATCAGTTCTAAAAATCACGGTACAAAGAACTCGGTTGTTTTAAATGAACAACCCAATCCAACAATGATACATTCTGGGAAACATAATTTAACTTACTCCAGAACTTACTGTAGTTGGAAAGCCAAAATGTCCAGCTGCAGTCAGGATCACAGATGCCTAGTTCTTCAAAACGACATGAGCTGCCTGAGTCAGAACCAGGCTGTTAAAAGAGGTTATAATTCTCTCATTAACGAATCAGAAAGATTCCATCGAAAACGTAGACAACATTCATATTCTTATTCTTCAGATGAAAGCTTAAATCGACAGAATTATTTACCAGAGGAGTTTTGGAGACCACCACGGGCTTCTGCTCCCTGTAGGCCTAAAAGGAAGcggaggagaaaaagaagccgATTCCATACGGGAATGGAAGCTTTTGAACTCAGAGAGAACACCGATTATCCCAGGAAAGGCAATTCTTCCTTAGGTCACCAGGATGAGTTAGTAAGCCAAGACCAAAAAGGGGAAACAAAACCACAAGACAGTGCGAACCCTGGGAAGAACTCAGACCAAACAGATCAAGGAGAAGAGGAGCAAATTTTGCACCCGGGCAGCCCCCTTCCTCCTGAAGCCAGTGGAGGGACTGAGCCTTTAGCGCTGGAAACCACTTCTGGGGCCTCGGCAGACACTTCCCACGAACACGCCACATCTGTCCACGCAGCCAGCGCCCCAacgaaaaaagaaatggacaatgCCTTGCTggaacacaaagaaagaagtgagGATATAAATATGCAGGAGAAGCCAATTCCTTTCAAGGTGCCTCACCCTGAAAGGAACTTGAGGCAGCCACAAACGAAATCCCACCTGTGCCATTACGAACTGGCGGAGGCCCTCCCGCAAGGAAAGATGAACGAGGCGCCCGCGGAGTGGCTGCGTTTTAATTCGGGAATCCTTCACACACAGCCGCCCTTACCGTTCAAGGAAGCACACGTCAGCGGTCACACCTTTGTAACCACGGAGCAAATCCTGGCTCCCTTAGCTTTACCGGAACAGGCACTTCTGATCCCAATAGAAAACCACGAGAAATTCCGAAATCTGCCCTGCGAGGTCTACCAGCACATCCTCCCGCCCAACATGCTGGCCAACAAGGTCAAATTTACGTTTCCCGCAGCGGCTCTCCCACCCCCTAGCACACCTCTgcagcctctgcctctgcagcaGCCCTTCTGTTCTACCTCTGTAACCACGCTCCACCACGCGGTTCTGCAGCAGCAcgcggccgccgcggccgccgcggcAGCCGCCGCGGCCGCGGGGACCTTCAAAGTGCTTCAGCCCCACCAACAGTTTCTGTCCCAAGCTCCGGCTCTCACCAGAACATCCTTACCTCAGATCTCAGTAGGACCGGTCGGACCCCGGCTCTGTCCTGGGAACCAGCCACCTTTTGTTGCTCCTCCTCAGATGCCAATCATCCCAGCTTCGGTTCTTCATCCTAGCCATCTGGCTTTCCCATCTTTACCCCatgccctctttccttctctgctttccccACACCCTACTGTCATCCCACTACAGCCCCTCTTCTAG